The Sylvia atricapilla isolate bSylAtr1 chromosome 3, bSylAtr1.pri, whole genome shotgun sequence genome has a window encoding:
- the TMEM200A gene encoding transmembrane protein 200A — protein MIATGGVITGLAALKRQDSARSQQHVNLAGVPVPEEKKPVRRRPRTDVVIVRGKIRLYSPSGFFLVLGVLIAFFGIAMAILGYWPQKEQLLGAEDNPSVNETQTPKSQGSILLRFFEQHMHSDKMKMLGPFTMGIGIFIFICANAILHENRDKETKIIHMRDIYSTVIDIHTLRIREQKQLSAAFTGLLGEGELRHSGSSCASRLAANTVAPFSGFKSNLKMDSSAEEDEVTLNEDRTTSSLLPPLLAEQPGSVFGLYPHSSKVSDDKNSNSIKCETKSIVSSSISAFTLPVIKLNNCVIDEPSIDNITEDSEITRSQSRNLSMDSLAIPLPDTNESYRPAASMLPRHNSFVDTPSDPFKSSMTLGPSTGKLLSPGAARKQFGSNTSLHLLTSHSKSLDLDRGPSTLTVQAEQRKHPSWPRLDRSNSKGYMKLENKEDPMDRLLVPQAAVKKDFTNKEKLLMISRSHNNLSFEHDEFLSNNLKRGTSETRF, from the coding sequence ATGATAGCAACCGGAGGAGTCATTACAGGACTGGCTGCCTTAAAAAGGCAAGACTCTGCCAGATCTCAGCAACATGTAAATCTTGCTGGAGTACCAGTTCCTGAGGAGAAGAAACCAGTTAGACGCCGGCCCAGGACAGACGTAGTAATTGTCAGGGGCAAAATCCGTCTCTATTCTCCGTCAGGATTCTTTCTTGTTTTGGGAGTGCTTATCGCATTCTTTGGAATTGCAATGGCCATCCTTGGATACTGGCCCCAGAAGGAACAGCTGTTAGGAGCTGAAGATAATCCATCTGTAAATGAGACCCAGACCCCAAAAAGCCAAGGAAGCATTTTACTTCGCTTCTTTGAACAGCACATGCACTCGGATAAGATGAAAATGCTGGGCCCTTTCACTATGGGCATTGgaatcttcatttttatttgtgcaaATGCCATTCTGCATGAAAACCgtgacaaagaaacaaaaataatacacaTGAGAGACATATACTCCACTGTAATAGACATCCACACCCTGAGGATCAGGgaacaaaagcagctgagtgCTGCCTTCACTGGCTTGTTGGGGGAAGGAGAGCTCAGGCACAGCGGGAGCTCCTGTGCATCACGGCTGGCTGCAAACACGGTTGCGCCTTTCTCTGGCTTCAAGAGTAATCTTAAAATGGATAGTTCTGCTGAAGAAGATGAGGTTACCCTCAATGAAGATAGGACCACTAGTAGcctcctgccacctctgctgGCTGAGCAGCCTGGTTCGGTCTTTGGACTTTACCCTCACTCCAGCAAGGTTTCAGATGACAAAAACAGTAACTCTATAAAGTGTGAAACAAAATCCATTGTATCTTCTTCCATTAGTGCTTTCACACTGCCAGTAATTAAACTGAATAACTGTGTTATTGATGAACCCAGTATAGACAACATAACTGAGGACTCAGAGATCACCAGGAGTCAGTCTAGAAACCTGTCAATGGATTCTCTGGCCATTCCACTACCTGATACCAATGAATCCTACAGACCAGCTGCTTCCATGCTTCCACGACACAATTCATTTGTGGACACTCCATCTGATCCGTTCAAATCTTCTATGACTCTTGGACCAAGCACAGGAAAGCTTTTatctcctggtgctgccaggaAGCAGTTTGGTTCCAACACATCTTTGCATCTTTTGACTTCCCATTCTAAGTCCCTGGATTTGGACAGGGGTCCATCTACGCTCACTGTCCAAGCTGAACAAAGGAAACACCCCAGCTGGCCCAGACTGGATCGGAGCAACAGTAAAGGCTATATGAAACTAGAAAACAAGGAGGACCCAATGGATAGGTTACTTGTGCCACAAGCAGCAGTCAAGAAAGACTTTACTAATAAGGAAAAGCTTCTTATGATATCAAGATCTCATAATAATTTGAGTTTTGAACACGATGAGTTTTTGAGTAACAACCTGAAGCGAGGAACTTCTGAAACAAGATTTTAA